A genomic stretch from Telopea speciosissima isolate NSW1024214 ecotype Mountain lineage chromosome 7, Tspe_v1, whole genome shotgun sequence includes:
- the LOC122667488 gene encoding phenolic glucoside malonyltransferase 1-like, producing MAPYKAVKVLEQCQVAPPPGSVPSGLTHIPLTFFDQLWLPLPPPQILFFYDYPYPTTHFTQFLLPHIKLSLSSTLIHFYPLAGKLSWPHDSYRPIIRFISGDSLSLTIAESDADFNSLSGDHARHANESHPLVPHLPSSGPVVPLLAIQVTLFPNSGFSIGTTTNHSFIDGRAYAHFMLTWALISKLGDPNQPLPFLDRTVIKDPNGIEKEYLNELDRFIGSESVSGNRCLRVMDIKLQPDMFRATFELNPNNLKTLKDWIHVSTYMATCAFVWVCVLKAEAAAAIDESMPNNNMTHSNRTQFVMNVDCRGRVEPQIPATYFGNCIRPFVVIGERSDLLREDGIVVATQLIEEAIRELDKGVLRGLENGISDLLRVETGRVIAAAGSPRFGLYRLDFGWGKPKKMEFVSNDITGSIFMKESRNLDGGVEIDLALNKKEMDVFASVVVNELKGLKAL from the exons ATGGCGCCATACAAAGCAGTGAAGGTGCTCGAGCAATGCCAAGTCGCTCCACCGCCGGGTTCTGTTCCTTCAGGGCTCACCCATATCCCTCTCACCTTCTTCGATCAACTCTGGTTACCATTACCACCTCCCCAAATCCTTTTCTTCTATGACTACCCTTACCCAACAACTCACTTCACCCAATTTCTCCTTCCCCATATCAAACTCTCACTCTCTTCCACTCTTATCCACTTTTACCCTCTTGCAGGCAAACTCTCATGGCCTCATGATTCCTACAGACCCATAATCCGTTTTATCTCCGGCGACTCATTATCATTAACTATAGCCGAGTCCGACGCCGATTTCAACTCTCTCTCCGGCGACCATGCAAGACATGCAAATGAATCCCACCCCCTTGTCCCTCACTTGCCATCATCTGGACCAGTTGTTCCATTGCTAGCAATACAAGTCACTCTATTCCCAAATTCAGGTTTCTCAATTGGAACCACAACTAATCATTCCTTCATTGATGGCAGAGCATATGCCCACTTTATGCTCACATGGGCTTTGATTTCCAAGTTAGGAGATCCAAATCAGCCACTTCCATTCTTGGACAGGACTGTAATCAAGGACCCTAATGGCATTGAGAAGGAGTACTTGAACGAGTTAGACCGATTTATTGGGTCAGAATCGGTGTCTGGAAATAGATGCTTAAGAGTGATGGACATCAAGCTCCAACCGGACATGTTTCGAGCTACGTTTGAGCTGAATCCAAACAACCTTAAGACACTTAAGGATTGG ATTCATGTATCCACATACATGGCAACTTGCGCTTTCGTTTGGGTTTGCGTGCTTAAAGCAGAAGCCGCAGCGGCAATTGACGAGTCTATGCCTAACAACAACATGACTCATTCCAATCGGACTCAGTTtgtgatgaatgtagattgCAGGGGTAGGGTGGAGCCTCAAATCCCAGCAACATACTTTGGAAATTGTATAAGGCCTTTTGTGGTTATTGGAGAGAGAAGTGATTTGTTAAGAGAAGATGGAATTGTTGTGGCAACACAGTTGATAGAAGAGGCGATTAGGGAATTAGACAAAGGAGTTTTGAGAGGTCTAGAGAATGGAATTTCAGACTTGTTAAGGGTGGAGACAGGGCGAGTTATTGCAGCAGCTGGGTCACCAAGGTTTGGACTTTATAGGTTGGATTTTGGGTGGGGAAAGCCAAAGAAGATGGAATTTGTATCAAATGACATAACGGGATCTATATTTATGAAAGAGAGTCGTAATTTAGATGGTGGAGTTGAGATTGATTTGGCTCTCAATAAGAAGGAAATGGATGTCTTTGCTTCAGTGGTTGTCAATGAGTTGAAGGGCCTTAAGGCTCTTTGA
- the LOC122668336 gene encoding uncharacterized protein At4g15970-like, whose protein sequence is MAELKWFKPLLFFALLFVICFVFYLPANLMMRTTLQFLGPQSNGDQCNELATVLKRASMVNKTVIITTMNKAWAAPGSVIDLFLESFRIGEGTKVLLNHIVIVAVDHKAFNRCKSIHPHCYYLVTPGVDFADEKRFMSEDYLKLIWRRIDFLRTVLELGYNFAFTDADVMWLRDPFPHFHFTAETEITIACDYYKGNPTDKNNKANGGFIFVKSNLKSIGFYKYWYKSRVWYPNSHDQSVFEMIKNDKNVTTTGLQIRYLDTNCFGGFCQPSKDMNKVCTMHANCCVGIENKVHDLRLVLEDWKNFIALPTEKRRLVGSSSLWRAPRECKIRRKVLSRTTLL, encoded by the exons ATGGCTGAGTTGAAGTGGTTTaagcctcttctcttctttgctttACTGTTTGTTATTTGCTTCGTCTTCTATCTTCCTGCAAACCTCATGATGAGGACCACATTACAGTTTCTCGGACCTCAATct AATGGAGATCAATGCAATGAGCTAGCCACTGTGTTGAAGAGAGCTTCCATGGTGAACAAGACTGTCATAATCACCACCATGAATAAAGCATGGGCAGCTCCTGGTTCTGTTATAGATCTCTTCCTTGAGAGCTTCCGAATCGGAGAAGGAACCAAAGTTCTCTTAAACCACATTGTGATTGTTGCAGTAGATCACAAGGCATTTAATCGGTGCAAGTCCATACACCCCCACTGTTACTACCTCGTTACCCCAGGAGTCGACTTTGCTGATGAGAAAAGGTTCATGAGTGAAGACTACCTCAAGCTTATCTGGAGAAGGATTGATTTCTTGAGGACAGTTCTTGAATTGGGCTATAATTTCGCATTCACG GATGCAGATGTGATGTGGCTCAGGGACCCATTTCCCCATTTCCATTTCACTGCTGAAACTGAAATTACAATTGCCTGTGATTATTATAAAGGTAATCCAACAGACAAAAACAACAAAGCCAATGGAGGATTCATCTTTGttaaatcaaatttgaaatcaatTGGGTTCTACAAGTACTGGTACAAGTCTAGGGTTTGGTATCCCAATTCTCATGATCAATCTGTCTttgaaatgataaaaaatgaTAAGAATGTTACCACAACAGGGTTGCAGATAAGGTATTTGGACACTAACTGCTTTGGGGGATTTTGTCAGCCAAGTAAGGATATGAACAAAGTGTGTACAATGCATGCAAACTGTTGTGTTGGCATTGAGAATAAGGTCCATGACCTTAGACTTGTTCTTGAAGACTGGAAGAACTTCATTGCACTGCCAACTGAGAAGAGAAGGTTAGTagggtcttcttctctttggagGGCTCCAAGGGAATGCAAGattaggagaaaagttctttcaAGGACAACTCTGTTATAA
- the LOC122667487 gene encoding protein MAINTENANCE OF PSII UNDER HIGH LIGHT 1 — protein MACASQALISANTCAFPSSRFLKKLHKGKGKDVLFTIRASSASNTEESDCNAEECAPDKEVGKVSMEWVAVEKTKVVGTYPPRKKGWTGYVEKDTAGQTNIYSVEPVVYVAESGISSGTAGTSSEGSENTAAIAAGLALIFVAAASSILIQVGKNPPQMQTSEYSGPSLSYFVNKFKSAEIIQASIPAQPENSPAVVESSAPEVPQVDVESNGQPESPTLDVSNVS, from the exons ATGGCTTGCGCTTCTCAAGCTCTGATTTCTGCAAATACTTGCGCTTTTCCATCTTCCAGGTTCTTGAAGAAATTACACAAAGGGAAGGGTAAGGATGTCCTGTTCACAATCCGAGCTTCATCCGCTTCTAATACTGAAGAATCTGACTGCAATGCTGAAGAATGTGCCCCTGATAAGGAG GTTGGGAAGGTCAGCATGGAATGGGTAGCAGTTGAGAAGACTAAAGTGGTTGGCACATACCCACCTCGTAAAAAGGGTTGGACCGGCTACGTCGAGAAGGACACTGCAGGACAGACTAACATATATTCGGTGGAG CCAGTAGTCTATGTAGCAGAAAGTGGAATCAGCTCAGGGACTGCAGGCACTTCTTCTGAAGGATCCGAGAATACAGCAGCAATTGCTGCCGGCTTGGCTCTCAtctttgttgctgctgcttcttcgaTACTGATACAAGTTGGTAAAAACCCCCCTCAAATGCAAACCTCGGAATATTCTGGCCCATCTCTTAGTTATTTTGTCAACAAGTTTAAGTCAGCAGAAATCATTCAAGCTTCAATCCCAGCCCAGCCTGAAAATTCTCCAGCTGTAGTAGAAAGTTCTGCGCCTGAAGTTCCTCAAGTTGATGTTGAATCAAATGGTCAGCCAGAGTCTCCCACTTTGGATGTAAGCAATGTGTCTTGA
- the LOC122669204 gene encoding transcription factor MYBC1-like: MKEEEPNWFSRWEEELPSPDELTPLSQTLITPDLALAFDIRNSNSPQGQGPPPPPPPPPPSSQPLSAEFDSAELGSATAGDEPARTLKRPRLVWTPQLHKRFVDAVAHLGIKNAVPKTIMQLMSVDGLTRENVASHLQKYRLYLKRMQGLSAGNGGGGGGAGGLSPTDAATDHLFASSPVPRQLLHPGPPGSDHFLVALQQQHQHQMAAAALAAQQQQFHQRQMGHFGSPPGGQFDHGFFSRPAVNRMGAAMPAQPPAYVEDLESATGGGGGRTVLTLFPTGDD; encoded by the coding sequence atgaaagaagaagaacccaaTTGGTTCTCTCGATGGGAAGAGGAGCTCCCTTCCCCAGACGAGCTTACGCCTCtttcccaaaccctaatcaCCCCAGACCTCGCTCTTGCCTTTGACATTCGAAACTCTAATAGCCCTCAAGGTCAAggtccaccaccaccaccaccaccacctcctccttcctccCAACCCCTTTCTGCCGAGTTCGACTCGGCCGAGTTAGGGTCCGCCACCGCCGGAGACGAGCCAGCTCGGACCCTTAAGCGGCCTCGCTTGGTATGGACACCTCAGCTGCATAAGCGCTTCGTTGATGCAGTTGCCCATCTCGGGATCAAGAACGCAGTCCCCAAGACGATAATGCAGTTGATGAGTGTTGATGGGTTGACTCGGGAGAACGTTGCGAGTCACTTGCAGAAGTACAGACTTTACCTCAAGCGGATGCAGGGGCTGTCTGCGGGtaacggtggtggtggtggtggtgccgggGGATTGTCCCCCACTGACGCTGCAACGGATCATTTGTTTGCGAGCTCTCCGGTTCCAAGACAGCTCTTGCATCCCGGCCCTCCGGGATCAGATCACTTCTTGGTGGCGTTGCAGCAGCAACACCAGCACCAGATGGCAGCAGCGGCGCTAGCGGCACAGCAACAGCAATTTCATCAGAGGCAGATGGGGCATTTTGGGTCGCCGCCGGGAGGGCAATTCGATCACGGGTTTTTTTCACGGCCGGCTGTGAATAGGATGGGAGCGGCAATGCCGGCGCAACCGCCAGCGTATGTAGAGGATTTGGAGTCTGCTacaggtggaggaggtgggagGACGGTTCTTACTCTGTTTCCTACTGGGGATGATTGA